The Vigna unguiculata cultivar IT97K-499-35 chromosome 6, ASM411807v1, whole genome shotgun sequence genome contains a region encoding:
- the LOC114186878 gene encoding probable mediator of RNA polymerase II transcription subunit 37c produces MARKNEGCAVGIDLGTTYSCVAVWQEQQGRVEIIHNDQGNNITPSFVAFNDKQRLIGDAAKNQAATNPENTVFDAKRLIGRKYSDPIVQKDKRLWPFKVIPGDGDKPMIVVNYKGQQKYLSAEEISSMVLSKMREIAETFQGKPVRNAVVTVPAHFNDSQRKATVDAGTIAGLNVMRIINEPTAAAIAYGFDKGIRSVGERNLLVFDLGGGTFDVSILTVKDKVFQVKVTAGNTHLGGEDIDNRMVEYFMEEIKRKYRVDINGNPRALRRLRTACERAKRTLSSTLTTNIEIDALFQGIDFCSSITRAKFDEINMRLFQECLETVDNCLNDAKMDKTSVHDIVLVGGSSRIPKVQQLLQDFFNGKDLCKSIHPDEAVAYGAAVQAASLCEDIQNIPDLVLLDVTPLSLGTYTTGDIMGVMIPRNTRIPVKKTEVYATVYDNQTCASVKVYEGERTKASNNNLLGLFSITFPPAPRGSPVLVCFVIDENGTLSVSAEDQTTGNKNQISITNSRERLSAEEMSRMIEEAKIYEAEDRKFLRKAKAMNSLHDYVYKMTNALKDKYTRSKLSLQQRLNISTAITKVTCLLDDDNHQVDVDVFEDYLKELESLFDQIFSIND; encoded by the exons ATGGCAAGAAAGAACGAGGGATGCGCTGTGGGAATAGACCTCGGAACAACGTACTCGTGTGTTGCAGTATGGCAGGAGCAGCAGGGTCGAGTGGAGATTATCCACAATGACCAAGGCAATAACATCACTCCTTCTTTTGTTGCTTTCAATGACAAACAAAGATTGATAGGTGATGCTGCTAAAAACCAGGCTGCCACCAATCCAGAGAACACTGTGTTTG ATGCTAAGAGATTAATTGGTCGTAAGTATAGTGATCCCATTGTTCAGAAAGATAAAAGGTTGTGGCCATTCAAGGTCATTCCTGGTGATGGTGACAAACCCATGATTGTAGTTAACTATAAGGGTCAGCAAAAGTACCTTTCCGCCGAGGAAATATCATCTATGGTTCTCTCAAAGATGAGGGAGATTGCAGAGACTTTTCAGGGAAAACCTGTAAGAAATGCGGTGGTTACTGTGCCTGCTCATTTCAATGACTCTCAGCGTAAAGCTACCGTAGATGCAGGAACCATTGCTGGCCTCAATGTTATGCGGATAATCAATGAACCCACAGCTGCAGCTATTGCATATGGTTTTGACAAAGGAATCAGAAGTGTTGGAGAGCGAAATCTTTTAGTATTTGACCTTGGTGGTGGTACCTTTGACGTGTCTATCCTCACAGTTAAGGATAAGGTATTCCAAGTTAAGGTTACTGCAGGAAACACTCACCTTGGAGGAGAGGACATTGATAACAGAATGGTGGAGTATTTTATGGAGGAGATCAAAAGGAAATACAGAGTGGACATTAATGGGAACCCAAGAGCTCTGAGGAGGTTGAGAACTGCATGCGAAAGGGCAAAAAGAACACTCTCGTCTACATTGACTACAAACATTGAGATAGATGCCTTATTTCAAGGCATTGACTTCTGTTCTTCAATCACTCGTGCAAAGTTCGATGAAATCAATATGAGACTCTTTCAAGAGTGTTTGGAGACAGTAGATAACTGTCTTAATGATGCTAAGATGGACAAGACCAGTGTGCATGATATTGTACTTGTTGGTGGCTCTTCTAGGATTCCTAAAGTGCAGCAACTATTGCAGGATTTCTTCAACGGCAAGGATCTGTGCAAGAGCATCCACCCGGACGAAGCTGTTGCTTACGGTGCAGCTGTTCAAGCTGCTTCGTTGTGTGAAGACATTCAGAATATTCCTGACTTGGTGCTGTTGGATGTAACACCACTCTCACTTGGTACATATACAACGGGAGATATCATGGGTGTAATGATTCCCAGGAATACTAGAATTCCGGTAAAAAAGACAGAAGTGTATGCAACAGTTTACGATAATCAAACGTGTGCCTCAGTTAAGGTTTATGAGGGTGAAAGAACAAAAGCCAGTAACAACAATTTGCTGGGGCTTTTTAGTATAACCTTTCCTCCAGCTCCCCGTGGCTCTCCTGTTCTTGTGTGCTTTGTCATCGATGAGAATGGTACTCTGTCTGTTTCTGCCGAGGATCAAACCACGGGCAATAAAAACCAGATTAGCATAACCAACAGCAGAGAAAGACTATCAGCTGAAGAAATGAGTAGAATGATTGAAGAAGCTAAAATTTATGAGGCCGAAGATAGGAAGTTCCTTAGAAAGGCTAAGGCAATGAATTCTTTGCATGATTACGTTTACAAGATGACGAATGCTTTGAAGGACAAGTATACCAGATCAAAGCTTTCCTTGCAACAAAGGTTAAACATCAGTACTGCAATTACTAAGGTCACATGTTTGCTTGATGATGATAATCACCAGGTTGATGTGGATGTATTTGAGGATTATCTGAAGGAACTCGAGAGCCTCTTTGATCAGATATTCAGCATCAACGATTAG